The following proteins are co-located in the Primulina tabacum isolate GXHZ01 chromosome 11, ASM2559414v2, whole genome shotgun sequence genome:
- the LOC142518318 gene encoding protein EMSY-LIKE 3 isoform X1 translates to MDYEPYDSSGTDDDLPPPHQNRMARGGRISGNGRPANFGSVPYPRVYEETDMEAKIHQLEQEAYISILRAFKAQADAITWEKEGLITELRRELRLSNEEHRDLLSRVNADETIRRIREWRQSVGLQPSMRGTSQAVHDAIPSPSVSASRKKQKIAPSLPSQSFGAPSPAYHPQVLATANQPSSSAAKRGPTMGAKGKKHKSAPAGASSMKMQYPSGPTGRGKFGNRISTGGLAANGLAEGASFDPLIGRKVRTRWPDDNSFYEAVITNYNPDEGLHALMYDIGTPHETWEWVNLSEISPEDIQWDEGYGGPGHGLNRAVGRDIVPGAGRGRGLTKSQPRKDFPPSQNGIGKKARDDIQLLQTDGLIKEVERVFGASHPDPVEMEKAMKVLKDHEQALTDAIVKLADISDDESDEGCHFLHGQAKRE, encoded by the exons ATGGACTACGAGCCGTACGACAGCAGCG GAACTGATGATGATCTTCCGCCACCACATCAAAATAGAATGGCACGAGGTGGCCGCATTTCCGGTAATGGAAGGCCCGCTAACTTTGGTTCAGTGCCATATCCCAGGGTGTATGAGGAGACTGATATGGAAGCTAAAATTCATCAGCTTGAGCAAGAAGCGTACATTTCAATTCTAAGAGCCTTTAAAGCCCAAGCTGATGCCATTACTTGG GAGAAGGAAGGTTTAATTACAGAACTCAGAAGAGAATTGAGATTATCAAATGAAGAACACAGGGATCTTCTTAGTAGGGTTAACGCAGATGAAACAATCCGAAGAATAAG GGAGTGGAGACAGTCTGTTGGGCTTCAACCATCCATGCGAGGTACCAGTCAAGCTGTCCATGATGCAATACCCAGTCCTTCCGTCTCAGCTTCTCGTAAAAAACAGAAGATAGCTCCTTCACTACCTTCTCAGTCCTTTGGTGCGCCATCGCCTGCTTACCACCCACAGGTGCTGGCTACAGCCAACCAGCCGTCTTCATCAGCTGCAAAGCGTGGGCCCACGATGGGTGCAAAAGGCAAAAAGCATAAATCT GCACCAGCCGGGGCGTCGTCAATGAAAATGCAGTATCCCTCTGGTCCAACTGGAAGAGGTAAATTTGGTAACCGCATTTCAACTGGTGGCCTTGCAGCAAATGGGCTCGCAGAAGGTGCCTCATTTGATCCATTGATTGGAAGGAAAGTCAGAACCAGATGGCCTGATGATAATAGTTTCTATGAAGCTGTAATAACTAATTATAATCCTGATGAG GGCCTACATGCTCTTATGTACGATATAGGCACTCCACATGAAACATGGGAATGGGTTAACCTGTCAGAG ATTTCTCCTGAAGATATACAATGGGATGAAGGTTATGGCGGACCAGGCCATGGGTTGAATCGGGCTGTTGGGAGAGACATTGTTCCAGGTGCAGGAAGAGGAAGAGGGCTAACAAAAAGTCAACCCAGAAAGGACTTTCCACCATCACAGAATGGCATTGGAAAGAAAGCGCGAGATGATATACAGTTGCTTCAAACTGATGGTCTAATTAAGGAG GTGGAGAGGGTTTTTGGTGCTAGTCATCCAGACCCTGTGGAGATGGAGAAAGCAATGAAAGTGCTGAAG GACCATGAACAGGCACTAACTGATGCCATTGTGAAGCTTGCAGACATATCTGACGATGAAAGTG ACGAGGGTTGCCACTTCTTACACGGGCAAGCAAAGAGAGAGTAA
- the LOC142518318 gene encoding protein EMSY-LIKE 4 isoform X2, with the protein MDYEPYDSSGTDDDLPPPHQNRMARGGRISGNGRPANFGSVPYPRVYEETDMEAKIHQLEQEAYISILRAFKAQADAITWEKEGLITELRRELRLSNEEHRDLLSRVNADETIRRIREWRQSVGLQPSMRGTSQAVHDAIPSPSVSASRKKQKIAPSLPSQSFGAPSPAYHPQVLATANQPSSSAAKRGPTMGAKGKKHKSAPAGASSMKMQYPSGPTGRGKFGNRISTGGLAANGLAEGASFDPLIGRKVRTRWPDDNSFYEAVITNYNPDEGLHALMYDIGTPHETWEWVNLSEISPEDIQWDEGYGGPGHGLNRAVGRDIVPGAGRGRGLTKSQPRKDFPPSQNGIGKKARDDIQLLQTDGLIKEVERVFGASHPDPVEMEKAMKVLKDHEQALTDAIVKLADISDDENEGCHFLHGQAKRE; encoded by the exons ATGGACTACGAGCCGTACGACAGCAGCG GAACTGATGATGATCTTCCGCCACCACATCAAAATAGAATGGCACGAGGTGGCCGCATTTCCGGTAATGGAAGGCCCGCTAACTTTGGTTCAGTGCCATATCCCAGGGTGTATGAGGAGACTGATATGGAAGCTAAAATTCATCAGCTTGAGCAAGAAGCGTACATTTCAATTCTAAGAGCCTTTAAAGCCCAAGCTGATGCCATTACTTGG GAGAAGGAAGGTTTAATTACAGAACTCAGAAGAGAATTGAGATTATCAAATGAAGAACACAGGGATCTTCTTAGTAGGGTTAACGCAGATGAAACAATCCGAAGAATAAG GGAGTGGAGACAGTCTGTTGGGCTTCAACCATCCATGCGAGGTACCAGTCAAGCTGTCCATGATGCAATACCCAGTCCTTCCGTCTCAGCTTCTCGTAAAAAACAGAAGATAGCTCCTTCACTACCTTCTCAGTCCTTTGGTGCGCCATCGCCTGCTTACCACCCACAGGTGCTGGCTACAGCCAACCAGCCGTCTTCATCAGCTGCAAAGCGTGGGCCCACGATGGGTGCAAAAGGCAAAAAGCATAAATCT GCACCAGCCGGGGCGTCGTCAATGAAAATGCAGTATCCCTCTGGTCCAACTGGAAGAGGTAAATTTGGTAACCGCATTTCAACTGGTGGCCTTGCAGCAAATGGGCTCGCAGAAGGTGCCTCATTTGATCCATTGATTGGAAGGAAAGTCAGAACCAGATGGCCTGATGATAATAGTTTCTATGAAGCTGTAATAACTAATTATAATCCTGATGAG GGCCTACATGCTCTTATGTACGATATAGGCACTCCACATGAAACATGGGAATGGGTTAACCTGTCAGAG ATTTCTCCTGAAGATATACAATGGGATGAAGGTTATGGCGGACCAGGCCATGGGTTGAATCGGGCTGTTGGGAGAGACATTGTTCCAGGTGCAGGAAGAGGAAGAGGGCTAACAAAAAGTCAACCCAGAAAGGACTTTCCACCATCACAGAATGGCATTGGAAAGAAAGCGCGAGATGATATACAGTTGCTTCAAACTGATGGTCTAATTAAGGAG GTGGAGAGGGTTTTTGGTGCTAGTCATCCAGACCCTGTGGAGATGGAGAAAGCAATGAAAGTGCTGAAG GACCATGAACAGGCACTAACTGATGCCATTGTGAAGCTTGCAGACATATCTGACGATGAAA ACGAGGGTTGCCACTTCTTACACGGGCAAGCAAAGAGAGAGTAA